The following DNA comes from Planctomycetota bacterium.
CGGGGGTTACTTCTTGCCGCCGGCCGGCTTGCCCTGCTTCTTGGAAACCACGGTGGAGGGCTTGGGCGGCGTCCAGTGGGCCTCCTTGAGGAGGACCAGGCCGCCGGTGGGACCGGGCACGGCGCCGTGGACGAAGACGAGGTTTTTCTCCTTGTCCACCTTGAGGACGTCGAGATTCCGGCTCGTGACGCGTTCGACGCCCCAGTGGCCGGCCATGCGCTTTCCGGGGTAGACGCCCTGGGAGATGGAGTGCTGGCGGCCGAGGGAGCCGGGGGCGCGTTCGCGGTCGGACTGGCCGTGGGTGGCCGGCAGTCCGTGGAAGCCCCAGCGCCGGACGACGCCCATGAAGCCGCGGCCCTTGGAGGTGCCGACGACGTCGATTTTCTTCCAGTTCTCGAAGATGGCGGCGGTGATGCGGTCGCCGACCTTGAACGATTCCTTTCCGTCCCAGGGGATTTCGCGGACGATCTCGGGGGCGTCCTTGATTTCCTTGCGGGCGCGGTCGAGCGCCTTGCGGCGCTCTTCGGGCTTTCCGTCGCCCTTGGGCAGGAGGTGCCCGAGGACGGCGCGGGAGAGGTTCTTGGCGCGGCGTTTTCCGAAGCCGATCTGGAGGGCGGCGTAGCCGTCCTTTTCGGGCGTTTTGACCTGCAGGACGGTGCAGGGGCCGGCCTCGATGACGGTGCACGGGAAGCACTGGCCCTTGTCGTTGTAAATCTGGGTCATGCCGAGTTTACGGCCCAGGAGGCGGGTGACCATGGGCGGACCCTCCCGTATGGAGAGAAATCCCGAACGCGGCCGCGAGGCGAAGGGGATGGAGATCGGGAAGGGGAGGGGATGAAGCCCTCCGGCTGGAGAACGGGCGAGACTACCGTCCAGCGCCCGCGATTTGGTGTTCGAATATATGCGGACAAGCCGAACGGCCGATTAGTACCGGTAAGCTGAGAGCCTCACAGCTCGTACACCTCCGGCCTATCAACCTCGTGGTCTTCGAGGGGCCTTCAGGGATACCTCATCTTGGGGGCGGCTTCCCGCTTAGATGCCTTCAGCGGTTATCCGTGCCGTCCATAGCTACGCTGCGATTACCGCTAGCGCGATAGCAGCCACGCCAGAGGGACGTCCACTCTGATCCTCTCGTACTAAGAGCAGCTCCCCTCAAGTATCCTGCGCCCACCACAGATAGGGACCGACCTGGCTCACGCCGGTCTGAACCCAGCTCACGTACCGCTATTGATCGGCGAACAGCCGAACCCTTGGGACCTTCTCCAGCCCCAGGATGCGATGAGCCGACATCGAGGTGCCAAACCGCGTCGTCGATGTGGACTCTTGGACGCGATAAGCCTGTTATCCCCGGAGTACCTTTTGTCCGATGAGCGATGGCCCTTCCATTCGGAACCACCGGATCACTAGGCCCTGCTTTCACATCTGCTCGACTTGATCGGTCTCGCAGTTAAGCACCCATCTGCCCTTGCGCTCCACGCGCGATTGCCAACCGCGCTGAGGGTGCCTTGGGACTCCTCCGTTACTCTTTTGGAGGATTCCGCCCCAGAAAAACTGCCCGCCTGGCACGGTCCCCCGCCCGGCTTCACGGGTCGGGGTTAGGATCCTAACCAGCCAAGAGAGGTATTTCACCGTCGACTCGGGCAGGGCCGGAACCCTGCCTTCAACGTCTCCCTCCTATCCTACGCAAGGCAAGTCAAGACTCAATACCAGGGCTGCAGTAAAGGTTCACGGGGTCTTTCCGTCTTGTGGCGGGTAGGCGGCATCTTCACCGCCGTTTCTATTTCGCCGAGTACCAGTTGGAGACAATGGCCAAGTGATTACGCTATTCATGCGCGTCGGAACTTACCCGACAAGGAACTTCGCTACCTTAGGCAGTCGTGGCGTCCGCCACGGGGGATCCGGATCGCTCCGGAGATCGGACTGTCTCTTGGATCCGTGCGACGCTAAGACGGGATCGACGGATGGAAGAGCGACTTGACCGAACCAGACGTTCCAGCCCGGGGAGGGCGAACCGTTCGTTGCACGGTCCTCCGGCGTACAGTCTCTGAGGATCCCTTCCTGAGGAAGGTTTCCTGCGGATTGTCCGCACCTCGCCCATTGTTACCCTGTCGCCAGGGTAGGGGAGGATTCTCGGGGTTTCCCGCATACAGCCGGATTTCCTGAGGGCCCCCCTCCCGGCCCGCGAAGGCCGCGGAGGCGGTAGCGTGCACCCTTTCGGGTTGACCCTCATAGTTAGGGCCGCCATTCACTGGGGCTTCGGTTAGGA
Coding sequences within:
- the rplC gene encoding 50S ribosomal protein L3; the encoded protein is MVTRLLGRKLGMTQIYNDKGQCFPCTVIEAGPCTVLQVKTPEKDGYAALQIGFGKRRAKNLSRAVLGHLLPKGDGKPEERRKALDRARKEIKDAPEIVREIPWDGKESFKVGDRITAAIFENWKKIDVVGTSKGRGFMGVVRRWGFHGLPATHGQSDRERAPGSLGRQHSISQGVYPGKRMAGHWGVERVTSRNLDVLKVDKEKNLVFVHGAVPGPTGGLVLLKEAHWTPPKPSTVVSKKQGKPAGGKK